Part of the Phacochoerus africanus isolate WHEZ1 chromosome 8, ROS_Pafr_v1, whole genome shotgun sequence genome is shown below.
CTCATACTCAGCAGTCAAAGCTCTGACATGTTTCAGCTTACAGACTCCCTTTCTACCTAGAACACaccagacattttttaaaaaattgaagcatagtcAATTTACACTGTTGGAGTCGTTTcgggtgtacagccaagtgaatcagttacacatgtacatatatccattcttttttttttttcccatataggttgtttgagaacattgagtagacctccctgtgctacacagtaggtccttgccagttacctattttataggtggcagtgtgtatctgttaaccccataatcttaatttatttatccttcccccttctcctttgATAACCAGATGTTAGTTTTCTATGTgagcctgtttttattttgtaaatacgTTCATCTATtctgctttttagattccacatgtaagtgatgtcatttAACAGGTGGCTTTCTCCACACCCCAGACCTTTCAACATTTTACACtcttcaaaacattttcaaatccATGATCCAGTAGCCTCAAAACATCCCATTTTACTGGatgggaaagagagacagagagaaaagggtcTTACTTAAGGTCACACACAAGTTAGTGCTTGAACCAGGTTCTTAGATCCCATTTTAATGGATGGGAAAGataaacagagagaaaagggtcttacctaaggtcacacccatttctttgttgatggacatttaggttgcttccacgtcttggctattgtgaatagtgctgctgcaAGAAACATTATCTTTTCACCAGAtgtatgcctgggagtgggatcgTTGGAAAGgctgccttttttgttgttgttgttgttattgtctttttagggctacacctgcagcatatggaagttccaggctaggggtcaatttggagatgtaggtgccggcctacaccacagccacagcaatgccagatccgagctgtgtctgcaacatataccactgctcgtggcaacactggatccttaacccgctgagcaaggccatggatactagttgggtttgttaccgctaagccgcaatgggaactcccaggaaccgCTGCCTTAAGGAGTGTATCATTTGGGCTGGAGAAGAGTGGCACCAGGATGGCTTTATTTGCCTTGCCCAGCTTCTGCCACTTCCTCCTGAGTGGGTTACCTCGGTGAGATATTTATCTTATCagagtctgttttctcatctgtaaaataaggtcAAAATacccactgggcagggctgtGGGTAATAATgtgtaaatgagaaaatgtatactAAGTGCCTTTGCACGGGGAAATCCAGAAATTGCCCTTTTTCCATAGGCCTTTTAGGAAGCCAGAAGCTCCCACAGctgaattttttcttctgctctgtGGTTCCCAGACGTTGGGTGTTTGGGGCACTTACCCGAACCAGGGGCCACTTCATCTCAGGGCTGGGTCCtagaggggaggggacagcctCAACTTTGGCTGGCCTCAGCCCAGCCTAGAATGGGCTCCAGATGAATCAGCCCACATGGACAATGACCTCTGACCTCATGTCCATGGCTTCTTTTGAGTAGGGGATTGTACTTGGTGGGAGTTGGGGGACTGGTTTCTGATAGTCcaaagggagggagcagggaagtAATAAAGCATGCCcccttgttaattatctgtttataaaatagtttttatattatTCCCACCATCCCAATTCCTCCTCCCCCACAATGGTTTCCCCTATGGGAACCCACGGGGAAATCTAATCAATAGtagtaatctatatgggaaaaaagagaatggatgtgtgtgtgtgtgtatctctgattcacattgtaactcaactatactccaatacaattaaaaacaaaaacaaaaatcatgccCCCTTTCCAATTTGCCTACCCTACTCCTTTCACTCTGTGCCAACCGCCTCACCAACCAGAAGTCTGACCAGGAAAGAGAAGAACACTCAGCCAAGCTCCTCTTTCATGGGAATCATAAACAAACTGAAGAGGTAGGTGTTGTCACCTCTGTTTGACTGATGCCAAGTTGAGGATCAGAGAAGTAAAACCATtagcccaaggtcatacagctgggCACTGACTCAGTTGAGAGAAATAAGATGACTTCCCTATCcatcctcattcattcattcattcaacagataattCACACGCCCCCAGCATCTTCCTGGGAAGGCTGTGGTCCCTCCCAAGGTGTTTACTGTGCTGGAGCACTGGGTGAGagataaaggaatgaatgagtaaGTGATGAAGAAATCTACCAGAAAATGTGAAGCAGAGGATGAAACTGAGGTTGgagacagggaggaaggaagagggtgggTTGGTGGTTGCTTCACGTTGGAAGGGCAGGGGCGTTTTTCTCTGAAGGAGAGACTGTCAGCTGAGCTCTGGGAGACAGGATGACAGAAAGGGGCCGTCTTGCAAAGAGGACCCAAGACGGGCAAGGCTTGGCCAGGAACCTAAAGCAGAGAACAGAGAGGCAACATTTGGCCACGCTTCTCTGACCGGCTTGGAGTTTGCACAAACTGTTTGAaactatctcctttttttttttttttttttttttttggcatttccattttggctcagtgggtcacaaaccccactagtatccatgaagatgtgggttcaatctctggcctcactcagtgggttaaggatctggtgttgccttgaactgtggtagagtttgcagacgtggctcagatctggcattgctgtggctgtggtgtagaccagcagctgtagctccaattcgacacctagcctgggaacccccatatgctacaggagtggccctaaaaagcaaaaaaaaaaaaaaaaaaaaaaaacaaaccctccaccaccaccaaaaaacccccaaaaaactctatttttttttcttttttactgcttcacctttggcatatggaagttcccaggctaggggttgaattggagctgcagctgaggcctgcgccacagccacagcatcactggatcccagccgcatctttgaactatgccacagcttgcggcaacgcaggatccttaaaccactgagcgaggccaggaatacaACCTGCGTCCTCTCTGAGACTACGTTCTGTTCATAACCCagtgaaccacagtgggaactccctctccttgtttcaagcagaaaaaaaattagaagacccCAAGCTGGAGAGAGCCAGCAGGTCCTGACTCTGTCATCCAGGCTGCTCTGGGTTCTCAGGCTAATTTTAGCAAGGATGCAGAGGACCCCAAGTGCAAACAGCCCCTTCCCCCCCTCAAGGGGGCGCCAAAATGAGGATGAGGACGGGGTCCTGGCCCCACCTGCACATCCCAGCAGGAGGGAGTTGAACAGAATCCAGCTGGAAAAACAGGCAGAAACATGGCAAAGTCACCTGCCCATCACTGCTCTGGACAAGGCTCCCACCCGCTAGAGGCGGGACCCAGCATCCAGGTGACATGAGCATTGGATCAGCCAATGGTGGGAAGGGGGTTTGTGCAGGATAATGTGCTCCAAATATGAGGGCTTGATTCTAGTGCAACTATTATTGTCATTATGATTATTACTCACTATACCCTCCCCCAGGATCCCACCTTGCCGCACCCCGGCCCTCACTTCCTCACCCTGGATGCGGCTGTTCCCCCGAGGGGCACCCAGACCTGGGTCATCAACTGTCCCAGCAAAGAGTGTGGGAGGAAGGGTGACACACGGCCTGGGAGCCAGAGAGACCCAGGTTTGAATCCCATCTCTGCCACTTATCAGCAAGTGACTCATCCTTGAGTTTCAGTTTCTGCAGCCAGAAAATTCAGGTGACAATTCCAATGTCCCGAGGGAGTTGAGGAGTAGGTGAGTGGGCAAGTGTTCAATATCAGGTGTTCCTTGTCTGCCCTGCCCCATCCCTGACTTGACGAGTCTGACCTGGAGGGGAGCAGAAGCACAGTGACTGCGTTCTTCTGTCTGCTTCCTTCATCCCTGGGTGCATGAGAAACGGGGGCAGAGGACAGAAATTGCCCCCGAGCCTCTCCTTCCTTTGTGCCTCTCATCCAATCCTAGTAGTTGGAAATTGGCCCATAATGAGAGAACACAAGACAGGAGGCTCCCCTCTTCCTTTGGAAACTCACTCTTGGCTTCCCTGAGATCCCAATGCCCATCCCACCTCTTGTTCCAAAGTCCTATGTCTACCTACCCGGgactcatccatttattcatttattcattcaataatctATTGCTCACCTACCATGTGATCCCCAAGCACTTGCCCTAGATACCTGGCTCACAGAGGGACCCTGTAGGCAGAGTTCTCCTGCTGACCCAGCCCTGGACCTTCCCACCCGACACCAGTCCTGCCAACAACCCCAATAGCCCCAGTTCTGGCAGGTCCCCACCTCTTAGGGGCATTGAATCTGTCCCTTCTCAGAGGTAAATACATCCTGAGGAATCTAAACCCATCAGGGTAATCCCATTGTCTGGGGCTACCATGGTTGAAGGTGACCAGCCCTGAGCAAGAGGTCTGCTGTGTGGTGGTGACAGGGCTTATTAAAAAGAggtagaaggagttcccgtcatggtgcagtggaaatgaatccaactaggaaccatgagttatgggttcgattcctggccttgctcagtgggttaaggatccagcgttgcggtgagctgtggtgtaggccagaagctgtagctccgattcaacccctagcctgggaacctccctgtgccacaggtgtggccctaaaaagcaaagcaaaaaaaaaaaaaaaaaaaaaagaggtcgaACAGAGAACATCTTCTCTGCTGGTTATCATGTCCTGGCTTGAGGGCTGCATGATGGCTGCCATCCTGGAGCAGGGAGTGGAGCTGCCCAGAGGGCAAAGCCAGCACAGTGAGGGTGCCCAGCCAAGAAACTGGTACTGATGACATCATCAAGGCACCAAAGAGCCACCTTCCTCCTGGAAGACCGGGAAGGTCTTGTCATGGGAGGTCATAAATGCTCTCATGGCTGAAGCCCATTGAGTCACAATTTTGGGCAGGAAGCTTCCTGACCAGTACAAATGGGATGAGGCGCTAGGGAGTAGAGCAGGAAGAGTCTGTGGAGGGATCCTGGCTCTGTCTTTTGTTGGTTGTGGGATCTCTGAAGGTTCCTGTCCTcattctgagcctcagcttgCTTAATGATAAAACAGGGATAAGAATGTGCATGTCTGCCAACATTGATACTGTCCCAAAGCCACAGACCCTGACACATGGGAGCTCTGATGGGCGAGTACGGTGGCCAGCTCTTGACCACGTATCTTGAATAAATGGACATCCTGCACTATGATCCAACATCCACTGCTTACATGGTCgggcagagaagagagaattaGGTGAAAATAAGGGACTATTGATTAGCTATTTTCTCCTCCTGGTTCATCCTGGGGGTGACTTCAGATTCGGTCACTGTataacagcaacaataataatacaGTTAACTTTAAAAGAGGGATTACTATGTGCCTAAGGGGGATTACTGTGCTAAGAGCTTAGTATGCATGAATCTTGTTTATTACATTGACGTCATCTTATGTTCTTCTTATTCCCATCTGTACTTTACACACGAGGAAAGTGAGATCTCTCTGGTCAGTGGTATCACCGCAGTTTGAATTCAGTGCCCATAATTCTTAATTCCTATTATTCTACCTGGCATGAGCCCCTGAGCTTCATGTGGAAGGAAAACTGCTCAATCAGCTGTTTCACAGATGTGTGTCACAGGTTGGAGGGTGTGGGCAGCTCTAGATGCCCCAACCCTATTGCTGGAAACATGGCTAATTATATATGAATGACAGATTGTTCGTCCTTATATGAAAATATCatttctccatccatccatcatccatacATCCATCCTTCTGTCATCCGTCCATCcaccacccatccatctacccatccaccatccatcatccatccaatcatccaaccatccatcatccatctatcCTTCCATCCACCAATCCATCCATTCCCCCATCCATCTAAAGGCAGTTTACCTAGAAGCCAAGCCTGAGACAGGGATTCTTGTGCAAGTTAATGATTTATTGAGGGAGTGCTCTCAGGAGAAACCTGTAAGGGAACAAGGAAAACAGGCTATGCCAGTGGACAAAGCAAGACGTCTAGCCCGATCCTACAAGGAGCTCCGGGGCATGCAGTGTACCACCCAGATGGTCCTGAAAGAGGTAGAGGGAGGTTAATAATTCCCTCTGTGGTACTATTCTCCCTACTCATTGGTTAGAGGTGGGTGGGGTGGCATGGGGTGGACGATGAGCATGGTGGCTCCCAACAGCCAAGGGCAATCAATCCTCAAGAGAAGGTGGCAGTTGTGAGCACTTGGCAGCCAACACCTGGCTTAGCTGGGGGTTGGGGACCTGGGCCAGGAGGAGAACTGAGTAGGGCACCAATACCACCTGCCACCACTTCCATCTCTCCATTATGGGCTCCTCTGGTCCAAAAGCATTGCTTGAGCACCTGGTACATGGAggagcagaggaaatgaagaTGAGACTGATCCATCCTCTGGGAGCTCCAGTCTGGTCGGAGGAGGCCAGAGCAGTCTGGCTAATTACATGCCACTCAAGGGAGAGCTTGGCAAGTGGCAGACCCATTCCTAAAGTGCTGTGGGATCTCAGAGATGGGAGTAAGCCAAGACCCTCCCTCTTCTTAGAGTGTTTTAAAAGAGCCAGACTGGTTTGAGGATTAGATCCTGGGGGTTGCGGAAGGAGAATTCAGCAGTCCTGAAGGAGTGCAagatggggggcagggcagggacggGTGAGGCACAGTGCAGTGGGCTCCTCCTAGCACACTGGGGTCTGGCCCTTGCAGTGTGGCCGCCAGTAGTAACGCAGGTGCTtcttgtagctgtccaggttccgCTTCATGCAGAAAGCCACCCCCTTGTCACAGGCGCACAGCTCTCGCTCACACCAGCTCCCCTTGTCAGCTgcagggtggaggaggaaggcaCTTAGCATCTGTCTCTTCCCAGGATAGGCCCCTGGAGGGAGCCTCTGAAGGCAGCACGGCCCTTGCTCAGTTTTTGGGGACCCTTCCCTACCCACTACTTCCACTCTAGCTGTGGGAGCTTGGGCACGTGCCATGTCCTCCCCGTGTGCCATTGCTCCTTTGTCTATTCATGCGTTTAATAAACAGTTGAACACCTCCTGTggcaggccctggggtgggggcaggtagaGGGGAGAGAACTGAATGGAAGGGACATGTGAGGGTCACACTCCGTGGGGGCAGCaaaaaaccacagcagtgatcaggGCTGGGCTATGTGGAAGTGAGAACACGAAGCAGCGCCTACAAGATGGTCAACCGTGGGACCTGACGCAGTGTCTAGAGCTGTTTGTGCTGAGATCAGAAGGGTCTGCTCAGGAAAGCCACGGTGAAGGAGAGGGTGTATTCCAGGCAGATGGAACAGCGTGTGCAAAGACCCTGCGCAAAGAGGGACCGTGGTGCTTCAGTTTtgtgatctgtaaaatgggcataagaagTGCCGCCTCGGGGCTCTTGTGAGAATTTAAAGAAGCCAAGGCTCTCAGCACAtagtgagtgctcaataaatggttaAGCTGCCAATGAACAGGGACAGCTGTGATGATTCCATTCACTTCCTGGCCCTGGGACCTGCCGCCTCTCTGTGCATGGACCCAGGGTCTGGGTGACCTGGGTTACAGCCCAGGCTTCGTCATTTGCAGCTGTGTGATCCGAGCAAACACTTCACTCTAGGCTCAGTTTCTGTGTCTGCACCATGGAGATCACCCGGGCAGTTCTGCCTCCTGACTGGGCTGCGATGAAGACCAGCGATGATGAAAATAGTCACAGCAGCCTCAGTCGCCAGGGTAATTTTTCGAGCATGCTTCTGCAGCAGGCATCTGCAAGGCCCATTCTCTCAGCTCTCAGATTAGCCCTCGAATTAATGTTATGGGTGGAATACTGTTATTGTCCTGAGTGTCCAGATAAGGATCCTGAGGTTTAGAGCAGTTAAGCAatgtgttcaaggtcacacagctggtcagtgGTAGTCggtctgggatctgagctgagtctgccagCCTTCTAGATCCCGAAGGGCTCAAAGACCCCACTGGACCTCTCCGTACGTCTACCCCTATTCCTGCCCCTCCTCACAGCTCAGCTACTGTCACTGGACACATGAGAAAAACAGAGAGGTCGCGTAGGCTGTGCCTTGTCACACAGCAAGTGAAGAAGGCAAGCCATGCTAGAACTCTCTTCCTCAGCTTCCACCTCCAACCCCGAGGTCCCGGGCACTCACAGCACTGGACGGTCCCCTGGGAAAACGTGTATCTATAGTGGTCCGAGTGGATGCGGCAGCCATGGCCCTTCAGGTGACTGTAGCAGCAGTCGTGGGCGTGGCAGCACCTGGAGGGGGAAGACGGTAGGTGGGTGGAATCCCTGGCTGACTCAGGTCTCTGGCTGCCCTGCCCCAGAACAGAAACCGTGTGCCCACCTTGGAAAGGTCATGCCCAGCGGGGTCTAGTCTTCTTTCTAGTACCTATTGCTTCTGGTGCACCAGGCCGCTACTCTATCTATGAATTCTCTCTTAATCCTCTCCATTACCCTATGGTGAAAGTACTagcattatccccattttgcagatgagaaaactgagattctgGAAGGTCAAGGCACTTGCCCAGGACGCAGCCTGTAAGTGGTGGACGGAGGGCACTGACCCGGGGTCTTGACGGGCTCCCATCCCTCCTCTGGCTGATCCCTAGGGTTGTCGtgaaaacaaaatgagattttGCCAAAAAGAGgtgggactttttaaaaaaatgttcaatggcAGCGGGGAGTGTGGGAGGTATTGTAACTACATCAGGGGTGGGAAGACAAGAGGGGCCCTTCAGAGTCTCCAGGGAGCCCTCTAGAAACCCCGAAACTGCACTGGAGCTCTGTGGGTTCCTAGCTCACAgtacaaaatgaataaatggatggagaggaagaggggacagGAGGAAGGGGGGGTGGCCcccgggtgggggcagggcaggattCCCCCCTTGGGCCTGCGTGGGGAGGAGTTACCAGTCTGTGGCATCTTTGGGTTCACCTCTGCCACCGAGTCCACAGTGACAGCCGTAGGGCCAATAGGAGAAGAAGGGCACCTTCCCGGTCACTTGTTTGATCATCTTGTTCAGGTTCAGGATCCCACCCTGGGTTGGAATGACACCTGCCACATATAAAGAACATGAGTCTCAGGGAAGGCCAGTCGGCCACAGGCCTGGCACCTCTGCTCTGCCTGGACCAAAGCAATGATCTTGGATAATAAATGACAACAATCATTATGGCTACTAAAAATATAATGATAGCTATTGTGTGCTTACAGTGTCTTTTCGTGTAGTGACCTACTGATTCTAGCCATCTCCAgaagtaaatattctttttaagtaaatttttttttttctttttggctgcacttcgggtatgtggaagttcccgggccagggactgaatccacaccatagcagtgaccgtgacctgagctgcagccatgacaatgctggatccttaacccactgcactaccagggaactcctaaataaactttttatttggtGCATAAAAGTTACCAAGGTTGTACAGAGAGGTCTCTAAAGTTATCATTGCAGAGAATTGTGGTATATTTATGAAAACTTAGAAACCAACATTGGTATAAGGAATactatttaaactattttatgtatttatttatttgtctttttagggctgcacatggcatttggaagttccaaggctagggatcaaattggagctgcagctgccagccttcaccacagccacagcaatgtaggattctagctgcatctgcgaattacaccacagctcacggcaatgctggatccttaacccgctgagcgaatccaggaattgaacccgcatccccatggatactagtcgggttcgttactgctgagtcacaataggaacttccgagaaatactattttgaatacccattttaaagatgagcaaactgaggcaccGTACCATGCTGCAAGTCAGAGTAGTTGGTAAACGGAGGAGCCGGAATTGAAACCAAGGCAGTCTGGTTCTGCTCTCTGTCTCCGGGCACTGAGTTCATGTTCTATGATAGGAACTCTGCCAGCCCATGGAGAAATCCAAACGTTAAGAAGAATAGCAGGCATGGCTCTCCACGTGATTCAGAAATCAGTGAttttcaaggacatttttcacttcAGTCATAATATTCTCAGGTTAGAATTGATCATAAGgggaatttattttattgggaGAGAGGAATGCATTATGTCGAgttaggagaaataaaatatatggagtCAATGAATTCAGGGAGAGTTTAGGAGAAACAGACAAGGAAAGAAGGACACTGGAAGGGACCTGTGTGCCACCTCGGGAGATGACCCAAGAAGTCACTTGGAGCCAAGAGTCTCAAGGAGACTGGGATGAGGAGTCCCCTTCGGGTGACCCTAGTTTTggaaccctgcctcccaccctcaaGTAAATGATCTTGCAATGAAAGCTCCACAGGCGAACGAAATAAGTAGTAAGCTGAGGGGagttctagtatccatgaggatgcaggttcaatccctggcctcgctcagtgggtcaaggagccagtgttgctgtggctgtggctgtgctgcaggccggcaggcagctgcagctccaattcgacccctagcctgggaacttctatatgctgcaggtgtggccctaaaaagacaggaagaaacaACCACGCAGGTTGTTTACATACATGTCATGTCCCCAGTGTGTGGGAATTCACATTGTCACTCCTGTCGTCACTTCAGCTACTCAGATATTAAAGAGAAATCTTGCTAAGCTTTAACCATGGTGAGGAATGACCCCAGGCCCTCTGGAATTCTGGACTCAGTGATAAGGCACCTGAAAACAGCCCACTGCCAAGAGAGTTACCATCTGCCTTGT
Proteins encoded:
- the PLA2G2D gene encoding group IID secretory phospholipase A2, translating into MEGDFQQLPPLLCAGTMELPLLCLLVAFAGVIPTQGGILNLNKMIKQVTGKVPFFSYWPYGCHCGLGGRGEPKDATDWCCHAHDCCYSHLKGHGCRIHSDHYRYTFSQGTVQCSDKGSWCERELCACDKGVAFCMKRNLDSYKKHLRYYWRPHCKGQTPVC